One window of Salmo salar chromosome ssa11, Ssal_v3.1, whole genome shotgun sequence genomic DNA carries:
- the LOC106563791 gene encoding protein phosphatase Slingshot homolog 1 isoform X1 — MPPGVVAPSPRSSPARCFYALTPYFIEDSVISQSKIDQLISESFLTVKGAALFLPRGNGSSPTSASRFAQLRSKHAGDLQQHLQTMFTLLRPEDNIKLAVRLESSLYQGTRYMVVVSTNGRQDTEESLVLGMDFSPADSSCSVGLVLPLWSDSLIHLDGDGGFSVSTDNRIHVFKPVSVQAMWSALQSLHKACEVARCHNYFPGSLFLTWVSYYQSRVSSDQSRINEWNAMQDVQSHRADSPVMFSDVPTERERTERLIKTRLREIMMHKDLENVTCKEIRTELEVHMVCNLCEFKEYIDNEMILILGQMDSPTEIFDHVYLGSEWNASNLEELQNSGVQYILNVTREIDNFFPGVFEYHNIRVYDEEATDLLAYWNDTYKFISRARKAGAKCLVHCKMGVSRSASTVIAYAMKEYGWDLERAFNFVKERRAVTKPNPSFMRQLEEYQGILLASKQRHNKLWRSHSDSDLSEHHEPLCKTVQHPHTLGRSHPRNQGNSPAAPSLQELLQPLGSPSNTGQVVRSISECGTPSSAGKVVQSSSQPNTTATQENNLDTNQETRTEALLTSTTGDRSLGTGDRSLGTGDQNPSTAATIGSTGSQAQGESVCSQSPPLSNGLCDYEEDPSTPLPQPRAATVVPNISTVTVAETVPVGRPHSPPIHHLLVSPATLPTPSDEDETPKAKEPSTTLPKEKYCQLQVTPSVPESSSMTPETSTQTAGPQEPSTPVPDKKLDCDQRLPGASLGSSALQQPSSIEVLIISQPSAPPQDPALEAEGSSALSTDHINFFSAREKFQGLTQDGRTRCLSDQALQQTPQPIPRDPGQEQQEDPSAVATGEEEEVEERKRESIVSVHLIVTELESMTHTVAPPPGPPSQPEPTASQDHEVGQSNQEVEGKDAESQQEVEVVKEEVKDEAEEMEAVSHSPPAPHSADWAMGSVRRVTQQLEQRMRQDSPSPPPPSLPPTHPHRRSPLFPHSREHSPPASHPFPETNSNPQNAPRCLQGSEVSTVQEKDGGCSPMEEDGGQEAWREGLHEDSVQMHKHNLSDGSLASTLHPTLITPLYPTLNSVIDPLSSVDFLCLEGVTEFESGTDWDSLPGRGLPGDDIMRETWETLRELGAFLRQVSGGGAKVPRCVGQVWGEGTQARQKRVRGGDRQRAREVEARIRQAGLTPPSLMKRSASLAKLGCLELSANDLSNWDISPTSLATPAVEPLLPSTAADESSRKLRVLFHNALCPSVSTSRQESLTNRAERPCESGHTPSEHLHSPTSNQGWQKGKRRDSGHAPSLTPDLISVATRQQYGRTHPLRRLKKRTVSTLYHTM, encoded by the exons ATGCCTCCCGGTGTTGTAGCCCCGTCTCCACGGAGCTCTCCGGCCCGGTGCTTCTACGCCTTGACACCGTACTTCATAGAGGACTCCGTCATCTCCCAGAGCAAGATTGATCAGCT tatcagtgagAGCTTCCTGACAGTGAAAGGTGCCGCCCTCTTCCTGCCCCGGGGAAATGGCTCCTCCCCTACCTCTGCTTCCCGCTTCGCTCAGCTCCGCAGCAAACATGCAG GTGACCTCCAGCAGCACCTGCAGACCATGTTCACTCTCCTCCGACCAGAGGACAACATCAAACTG GCTGTCCGGTTGGAGAGTAGCTTGTACCAGGGGACTCGTTACATGGTGGTGGTCTCCACTAACGGCCGTCAGGACACCGAGGAGAGCTTGGTGCTGGGTATGGACTTCAGCCCtgcagacag CTCGTGCTCGGTGGGGCTGGTTCTCCCTCTATGGAGCGACTCGCTGATACACCTGGATGGAGACGG gggttTCAGTGTGTCCACTGATAACAGGATCCATGTATTCAAGCCTGTGTCGGTGCAGGCCATGTG GTCTGCTCTGCAGTCGCTCCACAAGGCGTGTGAGGTGGCTCGTTGCCATAACTACTTCCCCGGCAGTCTGTTCCTGACCTGGGTCAGCTACTACCAGAGCCGGGTCTCCTCTGACCAATCGCGCATCAACGAGTGGAACGCCATGCAGGACGTCCAATCACACCGTGCCGACTCTCCCGTGATGTTCTCTGACGT gccgacggagagagagaggacagagcggCTCATCAAGACTCGTCTGAGAGAGATCATGATGCATAAAGACCTGGAGAATGTCACCTGCAAAGAG ATCCGCACAGAGCTGGAGGTGCACATGGTGTGTAACCTGTGTGAGTTTAAGGAGTACATAGACAACGAGATGATCCTGATCCTGGGTCAGATGGACAGTCCCACTGAGATATTTGACCATGTTTACCTG GGCTCTGAGTGGAACGCATCCAATTTGGAAGAGCTGCAGAACAGTGG TGTGCAGTATATTCTGAACGTGACGAGGGAGATTGACAACTTCTTCCCAGGTGTGTTTGAGTACCATAACATCCGTGTGTATGATGAAGAGGCTACAGACCTGCTGGCCTATTGGAACGACACCTACAAGTTCATCTCCAGAGCCAG GAAAGCAGGAGCTAAGTGTTTGGTTCACTGTAAGATGGGTGTGAGTCGCTCTGCGTCCACGGTGATAGCCTACGCTATGAAGGAGTACGGCTGGGACCTGGAGAGAGCATTCAACTTCGTTAAGGAACGACGTGCTGTCACCAAACCTAACCCCTCCTTCATGAGACAGCTAGAGGAGTACCAGGGCATACTGCtggccag TAAGCAGAGACACAACAAGCTGTGGCGTTCCCACTCGGACAGTGACCTATCGGAGCACCACGAGCCGCTGTGTAAGACCGTCCAACACCCCCACACCCTGGGCCGCTCCCACCCTCGTAACCAGGGTAACAGCCCCGCCGCCCCCTCCCTGCAGGAGCTGCTGCAGCCGCTGGGATCCCCCTCCAACACGGGCCAGGTGGTGCGGTCCATCTCTGAGTGTGGGACCCCTTCTAGTGCAGGGAAGGTGGTACAGTCCAGTAGCCAGCCCAATACTACTGCTACCCAGGAGAATAATCTGGACACTAACCAGGAGACTAGGACTGAAGCTCTGTTGACCTCCACAACCGGGGACCGGTCGTTAGGCACCGGGGACCGGTCGTTAGGCACCGGGGACCAGAATCCTTCAACAGCAGCTACTATTGGTTCCACTGGTTCCCAGGCCCAGGGGGAGTCTGTGTGTTCCCAGTCACCCCCTCTTTCCAACGGCCTGTGTGATTATGAAGAGGACCCCTCAACCCCTCTCCCTCAGCCGCGGGCGGCCACTGTGGTGCCTAACATTTCCACGGTAACCGTGGCGGAGACCGTGCCGGTCGGACGCCCTCATTCGCCCCCTATCCACCACCTCCTTGTCTCCCCCGCCACCCTTCCAACCCCCTCCGATGAAGACGAGACTCCGAAAGCCAAGGAGCCGTCCACCACCTTGCCTAAGGAAAAATACTGCCAGCTGCAGGTGACACCATCAGTGCCTGAGTCATCGTCGATGACCCCGGAAACAAGCACACAAACAGCAGGACCACAAGAGCCGTCCACACCAGTGCCTGACAAGAAACTAGACTGTGACCAGCGGTTACCTGGGGCATCATTGGGCAGTTCAGCATTACAACAACCCTCCAGTATTGAGGTACTCATCATTAGTCAGCCCAGTGCTCCCCCTCAGGACCCTGCTCTCGAGGCGGAGGGGTCCTCGGCTCTCAGCACAGACCACATCAACTTCTTCAGCGCCAGAGAGAAGTTCCAGGGCCTGACTCAGGATGGGAGGACCCGTTGCCTTTCTGATCAGGCACTGCAGCAGACACCTCAGCCCATACCCAGGGATCCAGGACAGGAACAGCAGGAGGATCCCTCTGCTGTGGcgactggggaggaggaggaggtcgaggagaggaagagg GAGAGCATTGTCTCTGTTCACCTCATAGTCACTGAACTGGAGTCCATGACGCACACTGTGGCCCCTCCCCCTGGCCCTCCCAGCCAACCAGAGCCTACTGCTTCCCAGGACCACGAAGTGGGTCAGTCAAACCAGGAAGTAGAGGGCAAAGATGCAGAGTCACAGCAAGAAGTGGAGGTTGTCAAAGAGGAAGTGAAGGATGAAGCAGAAGAGATGGAAGCAGTCTCCCACTCTCCTCCCGCCCCTCACTCTGCTGATTGGGCGATGGGCTCTGTGCGCCGCGTCACCCAACAGCTGGAGCAGCGAATGAGGCAGgactccccttcccctcctccaccttccctcccccccacccacccccatcgtcgctcccctctcttccctcactcaagAGAACACTCCCCTCCTGCCTCTCACCCCTTCCCAGAGACAAACTCCAACCCCCAGAATGCACCACGCTGCCtgcaggggtcagaggtcagcacTGTGCAGGAAAAGGATGGGGGCTGTAGTCCTATGGAGGAAGATGGAGGACAGGAGGCTTGGAGAGAAGGTTTACATGAAGACAGTGTCCAAATGCACAAACACAACCTTAGTGATGGCAGCCTTGCATCTACCCTCCACCCTACCCTCATCACCCCTCTCTATCCTACCCTAAACTCCGTCATCGACCCCCTCTCTTCCGTGGATTTCCTGTGTCTGGAGGGGGTGACAGAGTTTGAGTCGGGCACAGACTGGGACAGTCTCCCGGGTCGAGGACTCCCCGGTGACGACATCATGAGGGAGACATGGGAAACTCTGCGGGAGCTGGGGGCGTTCCTTCGCCAGGTGAGCGGGGGCGGAGCCAAGGTACCCAGGTGTGTGGGCCAGGTGTGGGGGGAAGGTACGCAGGCGAGGCAGAAGAGGGTCAGGGGTGGCGACAGGCAGAGAGCCAGGGAGGTGGAGGCACGGATTCGCCAGGCTGGGCTTACACCGCCCTCCCTGATGAAGCGCTCTGCCTCATTGGCTAAGCTGGGCTGCTTAGAGCTGTCGGCCAATGACCTGAGCAATTGGGATATTAGCCCCACCTCTCTGGCGACACCCGCTGTGGAACCCCTCCTTCCTTCCACAGCAGCTGACGAGTCCTCCAGGAAACTGAGGGTGCTGTTCCACAATGCCCTGTGTCCTTCTGTCTCGACCAGCAGGCAAGAGTCCCTCACCAACAGAGCGGAGAGGCCTTGTGAGAGTGGACACACCCCCTCAGAACACTTGCATTCTCCTACATCCAATCAAGGCTGGCAGAAGGGGAAACGTCGTGACTCTGGCCACGCCCCCTCGCTGACGCCTGACCTGATCTCCGTGGCAACACGACAGCAGTACGGAAGGACACACCCCCTACGTAGGCTGAAGAAACGGACTGTCAGCACCCTCTACCACACTATGTGA
- the LOC106563791 gene encoding protein phosphatase Slingshot homolog 1 isoform X2: protein MALVTVQRSPTPSTSSSPCVSESGSGEDDRRSQPRSISESFLTVKGAALFLPRGNGSSPTSASRFAQLRSKHAGDLQQHLQTMFTLLRPEDNIKLAVRLESSLYQGTRYMVVVSTNGRQDTEESLVLGMDFSPADSSCSVGLVLPLWSDSLIHLDGDGGFSVSTDNRIHVFKPVSVQAMWSALQSLHKACEVARCHNYFPGSLFLTWVSYYQSRVSSDQSRINEWNAMQDVQSHRADSPVMFSDVPTERERTERLIKTRLREIMMHKDLENVTCKEIRTELEVHMVCNLCEFKEYIDNEMILILGQMDSPTEIFDHVYLGSEWNASNLEELQNSGVQYILNVTREIDNFFPGVFEYHNIRVYDEEATDLLAYWNDTYKFISRARKAGAKCLVHCKMGVSRSASTVIAYAMKEYGWDLERAFNFVKERRAVTKPNPSFMRQLEEYQGILLASKQRHNKLWRSHSDSDLSEHHEPLCKTVQHPHTLGRSHPRNQGNSPAAPSLQELLQPLGSPSNTGQVVRSISECGTPSSAGKVVQSSSQPNTTATQENNLDTNQETRTEALLTSTTGDRSLGTGDRSLGTGDQNPSTAATIGSTGSQAQGESVCSQSPPLSNGLCDYEEDPSTPLPQPRAATVVPNISTVTVAETVPVGRPHSPPIHHLLVSPATLPTPSDEDETPKAKEPSTTLPKEKYCQLQVTPSVPESSSMTPETSTQTAGPQEPSTPVPDKKLDCDQRLPGASLGSSALQQPSSIEVLIISQPSAPPQDPALEAEGSSALSTDHINFFSAREKFQGLTQDGRTRCLSDQALQQTPQPIPRDPGQEQQEDPSAVATGEEEEVEERKRESIVSVHLIVTELESMTHTVAPPPGPPSQPEPTASQDHEVGQSNQEVEGKDAESQQEVEVVKEEVKDEAEEMEAVSHSPPAPHSADWAMGSVRRVTQQLEQRMRQDSPSPPPPSLPPTHPHRRSPLFPHSREHSPPASHPFPETNSNPQNAPRCLQGSEVSTVQEKDGGCSPMEEDGGQEAWREGLHEDSVQMHKHNLSDGSLASTLHPTLITPLYPTLNSVIDPLSSVDFLCLEGVTEFESGTDWDSLPGRGLPGDDIMRETWETLRELGAFLRQVSGGGAKVPRCVGQVWGEGTQARQKRVRGGDRQRAREVEARIRQAGLTPPSLMKRSASLAKLGCLELSANDLSNWDISPTSLATPAVEPLLPSTAADESSRKLRVLFHNALCPSVSTSRQESLTNRAERPCESGHTPSEHLHSPTSNQGWQKGKRRDSGHAPSLTPDLISVATRQQYGRTHPLRRLKKRTVSTLYHTM, encoded by the exons tatcagtgagAGCTTCCTGACAGTGAAAGGTGCCGCCCTCTTCCTGCCCCGGGGAAATGGCTCCTCCCCTACCTCTGCTTCCCGCTTCGCTCAGCTCCGCAGCAAACATGCAG GTGACCTCCAGCAGCACCTGCAGACCATGTTCACTCTCCTCCGACCAGAGGACAACATCAAACTG GCTGTCCGGTTGGAGAGTAGCTTGTACCAGGGGACTCGTTACATGGTGGTGGTCTCCACTAACGGCCGTCAGGACACCGAGGAGAGCTTGGTGCTGGGTATGGACTTCAGCCCtgcagacag CTCGTGCTCGGTGGGGCTGGTTCTCCCTCTATGGAGCGACTCGCTGATACACCTGGATGGAGACGG gggttTCAGTGTGTCCACTGATAACAGGATCCATGTATTCAAGCCTGTGTCGGTGCAGGCCATGTG GTCTGCTCTGCAGTCGCTCCACAAGGCGTGTGAGGTGGCTCGTTGCCATAACTACTTCCCCGGCAGTCTGTTCCTGACCTGGGTCAGCTACTACCAGAGCCGGGTCTCCTCTGACCAATCGCGCATCAACGAGTGGAACGCCATGCAGGACGTCCAATCACACCGTGCCGACTCTCCCGTGATGTTCTCTGACGT gccgacggagagagagaggacagagcggCTCATCAAGACTCGTCTGAGAGAGATCATGATGCATAAAGACCTGGAGAATGTCACCTGCAAAGAG ATCCGCACAGAGCTGGAGGTGCACATGGTGTGTAACCTGTGTGAGTTTAAGGAGTACATAGACAACGAGATGATCCTGATCCTGGGTCAGATGGACAGTCCCACTGAGATATTTGACCATGTTTACCTG GGCTCTGAGTGGAACGCATCCAATTTGGAAGAGCTGCAGAACAGTGG TGTGCAGTATATTCTGAACGTGACGAGGGAGATTGACAACTTCTTCCCAGGTGTGTTTGAGTACCATAACATCCGTGTGTATGATGAAGAGGCTACAGACCTGCTGGCCTATTGGAACGACACCTACAAGTTCATCTCCAGAGCCAG GAAAGCAGGAGCTAAGTGTTTGGTTCACTGTAAGATGGGTGTGAGTCGCTCTGCGTCCACGGTGATAGCCTACGCTATGAAGGAGTACGGCTGGGACCTGGAGAGAGCATTCAACTTCGTTAAGGAACGACGTGCTGTCACCAAACCTAACCCCTCCTTCATGAGACAGCTAGAGGAGTACCAGGGCATACTGCtggccag TAAGCAGAGACACAACAAGCTGTGGCGTTCCCACTCGGACAGTGACCTATCGGAGCACCACGAGCCGCTGTGTAAGACCGTCCAACACCCCCACACCCTGGGCCGCTCCCACCCTCGTAACCAGGGTAACAGCCCCGCCGCCCCCTCCCTGCAGGAGCTGCTGCAGCCGCTGGGATCCCCCTCCAACACGGGCCAGGTGGTGCGGTCCATCTCTGAGTGTGGGACCCCTTCTAGTGCAGGGAAGGTGGTACAGTCCAGTAGCCAGCCCAATACTACTGCTACCCAGGAGAATAATCTGGACACTAACCAGGAGACTAGGACTGAAGCTCTGTTGACCTCCACAACCGGGGACCGGTCGTTAGGCACCGGGGACCGGTCGTTAGGCACCGGGGACCAGAATCCTTCAACAGCAGCTACTATTGGTTCCACTGGTTCCCAGGCCCAGGGGGAGTCTGTGTGTTCCCAGTCACCCCCTCTTTCCAACGGCCTGTGTGATTATGAAGAGGACCCCTCAACCCCTCTCCCTCAGCCGCGGGCGGCCACTGTGGTGCCTAACATTTCCACGGTAACCGTGGCGGAGACCGTGCCGGTCGGACGCCCTCATTCGCCCCCTATCCACCACCTCCTTGTCTCCCCCGCCACCCTTCCAACCCCCTCCGATGAAGACGAGACTCCGAAAGCCAAGGAGCCGTCCACCACCTTGCCTAAGGAAAAATACTGCCAGCTGCAGGTGACACCATCAGTGCCTGAGTCATCGTCGATGACCCCGGAAACAAGCACACAAACAGCAGGACCACAAGAGCCGTCCACACCAGTGCCTGACAAGAAACTAGACTGTGACCAGCGGTTACCTGGGGCATCATTGGGCAGTTCAGCATTACAACAACCCTCCAGTATTGAGGTACTCATCATTAGTCAGCCCAGTGCTCCCCCTCAGGACCCTGCTCTCGAGGCGGAGGGGTCCTCGGCTCTCAGCACAGACCACATCAACTTCTTCAGCGCCAGAGAGAAGTTCCAGGGCCTGACTCAGGATGGGAGGACCCGTTGCCTTTCTGATCAGGCACTGCAGCAGACACCTCAGCCCATACCCAGGGATCCAGGACAGGAACAGCAGGAGGATCCCTCTGCTGTGGcgactggggaggaggaggaggtcgaggagaggaagagg GAGAGCATTGTCTCTGTTCACCTCATAGTCACTGAACTGGAGTCCATGACGCACACTGTGGCCCCTCCCCCTGGCCCTCCCAGCCAACCAGAGCCTACTGCTTCCCAGGACCACGAAGTGGGTCAGTCAAACCAGGAAGTAGAGGGCAAAGATGCAGAGTCACAGCAAGAAGTGGAGGTTGTCAAAGAGGAAGTGAAGGATGAAGCAGAAGAGATGGAAGCAGTCTCCCACTCTCCTCCCGCCCCTCACTCTGCTGATTGGGCGATGGGCTCTGTGCGCCGCGTCACCCAACAGCTGGAGCAGCGAATGAGGCAGgactccccttcccctcctccaccttccctcccccccacccacccccatcgtcgctcccctctcttccctcactcaagAGAACACTCCCCTCCTGCCTCTCACCCCTTCCCAGAGACAAACTCCAACCCCCAGAATGCACCACGCTGCCtgcaggggtcagaggtcagcacTGTGCAGGAAAAGGATGGGGGCTGTAGTCCTATGGAGGAAGATGGAGGACAGGAGGCTTGGAGAGAAGGTTTACATGAAGACAGTGTCCAAATGCACAAACACAACCTTAGTGATGGCAGCCTTGCATCTACCCTCCACCCTACCCTCATCACCCCTCTCTATCCTACCCTAAACTCCGTCATCGACCCCCTCTCTTCCGTGGATTTCCTGTGTCTGGAGGGGGTGACAGAGTTTGAGTCGGGCACAGACTGGGACAGTCTCCCGGGTCGAGGACTCCCCGGTGACGACATCATGAGGGAGACATGGGAAACTCTGCGGGAGCTGGGGGCGTTCCTTCGCCAGGTGAGCGGGGGCGGAGCCAAGGTACCCAGGTGTGTGGGCCAGGTGTGGGGGGAAGGTACGCAGGCGAGGCAGAAGAGGGTCAGGGGTGGCGACAGGCAGAGAGCCAGGGAGGTGGAGGCACGGATTCGCCAGGCTGGGCTTACACCGCCCTCCCTGATGAAGCGCTCTGCCTCATTGGCTAAGCTGGGCTGCTTAGAGCTGTCGGCCAATGACCTGAGCAATTGGGATATTAGCCCCACCTCTCTGGCGACACCCGCTGTGGAACCCCTCCTTCCTTCCACAGCAGCTGACGAGTCCTCCAGGAAACTGAGGGTGCTGTTCCACAATGCCCTGTGTCCTTCTGTCTCGACCAGCAGGCAAGAGTCCCTCACCAACAGAGCGGAGAGGCCTTGTGAGAGTGGACACACCCCCTCAGAACACTTGCATTCTCCTACATCCAATCAAGGCTGGCAGAAGGGGAAACGTCGTGACTCTGGCCACGCCCCCTCGCTGACGCCTGACCTGATCTCCGTGGCAACACGACAGCAGTACGGAAGGACACACCCCCTACGTAGGCTGAAGAAACGGACTGTCAGCACCCTCTACCACACTATGTGA